The following proteins come from a genomic window of Gemmatimonadales bacterium:
- a CDS encoding alpha/beta hydrolase produces the protein MAAECRVRYRRTPPLQRVTDVCLLGVRLGATIAALAAAGRGDVAGFACIAPVVNGRAWLREVRALQAAMGRAEPPPEFALPEGVSESVGLLLAAETRESITRVDLAAMPTPPAPVCLILDRDDRPPNAAWCARLEELSAAVDQHVLPGFVEMVLDPHEAEVPEQMLGTFTKWLTAQFPAEATQHTAKQALTGPVSVSPGVEESAHFLDDAHRLFGVVTTPVGPPPTRALLLLNSGSNHHIGNGRMYVKFARRLARQGWLVLRYDVGGIGDSAPHPGAPDNDVYTANAIGDLATAIAFVRGRPGIARVEVSGLCSGAYHGFKGAVAGLAMDGITVVNPLVFFWKDGMTLAYPPFQMVQAAAQYQQSAMRLDKWLKLLRGQVKLRPILEVLAHRAADRATGLVRNLRRAIGLPPAEDLGRELEEVVARGTALRFVFSVGDPGEALLRVGAGWVLPRLERSGQVPIAYLPDCDHSLSASWMHELLWQELTGGLGSQ, from the coding sequence GTGGCAGCGGAGTGTCGGGTCCGCTATCGACGAACTCCGCCGCTCCAGCGGGTGACCGACGTCTGCCTCCTCGGCGTGCGGCTCGGCGCGACGATCGCAGCGCTCGCGGCCGCGGGGCGGGGCGATGTGGCGGGGTTCGCCTGTATTGCGCCGGTCGTGAACGGAAGAGCGTGGCTCCGCGAAGTACGCGCGCTGCAGGCGGCGATGGGCAGGGCTGAACCGCCGCCGGAGTTTGCCCTTCCCGAGGGTGTATCCGAGAGCGTCGGGCTCCTGCTGGCGGCGGAGACGCGGGAGTCGATCACCCGGGTGGACCTGGCCGCGATGCCGACACCGCCGGCACCCGTGTGCCTGATACTGGACCGCGACGACCGCCCGCCGAACGCCGCCTGGTGCGCCCGGCTGGAGGAACTCAGCGCGGCGGTCGATCAGCATGTCCTCCCCGGCTTCGTGGAGATGGTGCTCGACCCGCACGAGGCCGAGGTGCCGGAACAGATGCTGGGCACCTTCACCAAGTGGCTGACCGCTCAGTTTCCAGCAGAAGCGACCCAGCACACCGCAAAGCAAGCCCTGACGGGACCGGTCTCCGTTTCACCGGGGGTCGAGGAGAGCGCCCATTTCCTTGACGATGCACACCGCCTCTTTGGCGTTGTGACCACTCCCGTTGGGCCGCCACCGACACGGGCACTCCTCCTCCTCAACTCCGGCTCGAACCACCACATCGGCAACGGGCGGATGTACGTGAAGTTTGCGCGGCGGCTGGCACGGCAGGGGTGGCTGGTGCTCCGGTACGATGTGGGCGGCATCGGCGACAGCGCGCCGCACCCGGGAGCGCCGGATAATGACGTCTACACGGCAAACGCCATCGGCGACCTGGCGACGGCCATTGCATTTGTCCGTGGTCGGCCAGGCATTGCCCGCGTGGAGGTGTCGGGGCTCTGCTCCGGCGCGTACCACGGATTCAAGGGGGCGGTGGCGGGCCTGGCGATGGACGGCATCACGGTGGTGAATCCGCTGGTGTTCTTCTGGAAGGACGGCATGACGCTCGCCTACCCTCCCTTCCAGATGGTTCAGGCGGCGGCGCAGTATCAGCAGTCCGCTATGCGACTCGACAAATGGCTCAAGCTGCTGCGCGGGCAGGTGAAGCTTCGCCCCATCTTAGAGGTGCTGGCCCACCGGGCGGCCGACCGGGCCACCGGACTGGTCCGCAACCTTCGGCGAGCCATCGGCCTTCCGCCGGCAGAGGACCTGGGGCGCGAACTGGAGGAGGTCGTGGCGCGCGGCACGGCGCTGCGCTTCGTCTTTTCGGTGGGAGATCCGGGGGAGGCCCTCCTGCGGGTCGGAGCCGGCTGGGTACTCCCCCGGCTGGAACGGAGCGGCCAGGTGCCGATTGCCTACCTCCCCGATTGCGACCACAGCCTCTCCGCTTCGTGGATGCATGAGCTCCTCTGGCAGGAACTGACCGGCGGGCTCGGGAGCCAATGA
- a CDS encoding acyl carrier protein, with translation MTDSTTTARSESIRRILKEHGRLSVDTATLADDADLYQAGMTSHASVNVMLALEGEFDVEFPDHMLKRGVFESVSAIRSAIDELVGG, from the coding sequence ATGACCGATTCGACCACCACGGCCCGCAGCGAAAGCATCCGACGCATCCTCAAGGAGCACGGGCGCCTCTCCGTCGATACGGCCACTCTTGCCGACGACGCCGACCTCTACCAGGCCGGGATGACGTCGCACGCCAGCGTCAACGTGATGCTGGCGCTCGAAGGTGAGTTCGACGTGGAGTTTCCCGATCACATGCTCAAGCGCGGGGTCTTCGAGAGCGTCTCCGCCATCCGGTCCGCCATCGACGAACTCGTCGGGGGCTGA
- the acpS gene encoding holo-ACP synthase codes for MTTSPALRVGIDLVQVSRVTESVDLFGDRFLRRVFTEGEIAYATSAPAAASERLAARFAAKEATMKALGLVEDPCDWRHIEVRRQPSGTCDLTLHGSVREAAARLGVSTISLSMSHEGDYATAVVITTHHETTH; via the coding sequence GTGACCACCTCCCCCGCCCTCCGAGTCGGCATCGACCTGGTCCAGGTGAGCCGGGTCACGGAATCGGTGGACCTGTTCGGCGATCGGTTCCTGCGCCGGGTGTTCACCGAGGGCGAGATTGCCTACGCCACATCCGCCCCTGCAGCAGCCTCCGAGCGACTCGCGGCCCGTTTTGCCGCCAAGGAGGCCACGATGAAGGCGCTGGGCCTGGTGGAGGATCCGTGCGACTGGCGCCATATTGAGGTGCGACGCCAGCCTTCCGGGACCTGCGACCTGACCCTGCACGGTTCCGTGCGCGAGGCGGCCGCGCGACTCGGTGTCAGCACCATTTCCCTGAGCATGAGCCACGAGGGCGACTACGCCACCGCGGTCGTTATCACCACCCACCACGAGACCACGCACTGA
- a CDS encoding DUF1839 family protein — protein MSRQQVLPGLSAADYQRHAVHAPDCHWVERNCYVDVIIEMLHALGLEPLAALGVTAAIDFEGDNFTFMKPNHEDLRVLYGVDIQEMNVWLPLLEHARHHLAEGKFISTEADSFWLPDTSGTDYQRNHVKSTIVLADLDEGAKRLGYFHNAGYFELEGEDFDQLFRVGVPRDPTFLPLFAELVRVDRMVHRPSPELAQMAFARLGVYLDRRPATNPVRRFQARFEQELPRLQELGLAHYHAWAFATTRQLGAAAELLSMHVKWLADAGSRPELAPAAASFLQVSALCKTFILKAARAVNSKKPFDASPLFDEMATAWESGMAVLDRAVATASTGVPA, from the coding sequence GTGAGCCGACAGCAGGTGCTTCCCGGCCTCTCGGCCGCCGACTACCAGCGACACGCCGTCCACGCCCCCGACTGCCACTGGGTCGAGCGGAACTGCTACGTGGACGTCATCATCGAGATGCTGCACGCACTGGGGCTCGAACCGCTGGCGGCACTCGGCGTCACCGCCGCCATCGATTTCGAGGGCGATAATTTCACCTTCATGAAGCCGAACCATGAAGACCTTCGGGTCCTCTATGGCGTGGATATCCAGGAGATGAACGTTTGGCTGCCCCTGCTCGAGCACGCCCGGCACCACCTCGCCGAGGGGAAGTTCATCAGCACGGAGGCCGACTCGTTCTGGCTCCCGGACACATCGGGCACCGACTACCAGCGCAATCACGTGAAGTCCACCATCGTGCTCGCGGATCTTGACGAAGGAGCCAAGCGCCTCGGTTACTTCCACAACGCCGGCTATTTCGAGCTCGAGGGGGAAGACTTCGACCAACTCTTCCGGGTGGGCGTGCCGCGCGACCCCACCTTCCTCCCGCTCTTCGCCGAACTGGTGCGGGTGGACCGGATGGTGCACCGGCCGTCCCCGGAGCTGGCGCAGATGGCGTTCGCCCGCCTCGGGGTGTATCTCGATCGCCGACCGGCCACCAATCCTGTCCGGCGGTTCCAGGCGCGTTTCGAACAGGAGCTGCCCAGGCTGCAGGAACTCGGGCTGGCCCACTATCACGCCTGGGCGTTTGCGACCACCCGGCAGCTGGGCGCGGCGGCGGAATTGCTTTCGATGCATGTGAAGTGGCTGGCCGATGCCGGGAGTCGACCCGAGCTCGCGCCCGCTGCCGCCAGCTTCCTGCAGGTGAGCGCGCTGTGCAAGACGTTCATCCTCAAGGCGGCCCGCGCGGTGAACAGCAAGAAGCCGTTTGACGCCAGCCCATTGTTTGACGAGATGGCCACGGCATGGGAGTCGGGGATGGCTGTCCTTGACCGAGCCGTGGCGACGGCTTCCACCGGAGTTCCGGCGTGA